From Pelmatolapia mariae isolate MD_Pm_ZW linkage group LG1, Pm_UMD_F_2, whole genome shotgun sequence, one genomic window encodes:
- the trim66 gene encoding tripartite motif-containing protein 66 isoform X1 → MLGSSEGSYTWMIWGRREHSEPVMQQIPSQSTEMEKSCSECTEPTLAQSLCTLCNKWLCYQCTDVHQHLRTPNTSQYMESHQQQRPSATQFPELHQRGSSSLPPTGQGPGSYPWSLLMCHSHRQEPLELFCESCDLLCCSSCHLSSHKNHRVVQIGKALQDQQWLFESLMVQVEEKRSAVENSAKQIEERLHGVKIAHRKAENQIKMAKMIMMNELNKRANLLIEQLEKIAEGFQQRLEDQLQGAIEICGQLDHIQKFITWAMTHHCTSPVLFSRALISLQMQQLLEASHHSDSWNPVKIKFNWDASYWTKQISCLGQLTVEGGNCAYPPGLACSSIMRPQPITCLTLPPVFHRGPEPGCGYQACCEPQMCCLHGIHSQPDLPSLDKSQLDTTLYNSSCAQPAHISASQHQNQQIQRFWDQESSLQRPPPASPVPNRRHNQLSRSRASASQPQAADSQPHSQSKSYLSHHQHRKDVLPNTQARLSAERGRPSRRRGKLSTSRSLQQELSYTVLERDPMREVETHRVEETCGQIAVAERREVLDQELQQGRRVQSPVQQQQQQQLLLCLSGVREEQQRTNSALTVRDHRDARPESCIRFPGGIDQRSTSLEVSVTAHECVSDVQHSSRLSPGSVCSRRKRRSQSIPTELAAPSASPYAERPTGWARSLEAGAANKYYVLDPRQRRASDGVLCVAKETSTEPPLMSYKTEPDHPITYVNEEIGFDANKKCSFSSNSHSSDVQNDSARPRVPVVCLERLKILVSQLPPHGRRQSDPLPASGTDKSETLPQQKTWQDVMPQGITGESETSGATRVLAAPQRQTCNESTAQSDCSDSSTGVPVPHKESTLLSADSEYVAPCFYELDLDSDSDPRSVSEEAVISQADSDPQLDSDASPDSDPNAPSSSEAELECRAEQKSAEMGLCGDSEPSLEYEADPESDAGPDGRGLDADTESGDAETESDIQPVYDPTFQGETDSDVVSDQPPDSQGSVASELDVDSEPELTTDDPQPLRSDLDEEIGPGQRPLLIANPVVPGDTEEVQTEQDSTELESEDFCAVCLIGGDLLCCDCCPKVFHLSCHIPPLPTFPSGDWVCTLCRDVLQPDVDYNGDNERASGENASANVLSPCDQKKCERLTLLILSNILSAPFQEPVSPLARHYYQIIKRPMDLSVIRAKLSKGNTQCYSSPDEFVADMYLMFRNCAKFNYPDSEVAQAGRSLEAFFTSNLKEVFPGRVFPMAEVDSDSDEYDEAYRTTESGFPWPERREQCHRKRKRRQSLKSRRHHF, encoded by the exons ATGCTCGGGTcaag TGAGGGGTCCTACACTTGGATGATCTGGGGGAGGAGAGAGCACAGTGAGCCTGTCAT GCAACAGATCCCCTCGCAAAGCACGGAAATGGAGAAG AGCTGCTCAGAGTGCACAGAGCCGACTCTTGCACAGAGTCTGTGTACGCTCTGCAACAAGTGGTTGTGTTACCAGTGCACAGATGTGCACCAGCATCTGAGAACCCCCAACACTTCCCAGTACATGGAATCACACCAGCAACAGAGGCCCAGTGCCACCCAGTTCCCAGAACTGCACCAGAGGGGCTCCAGCTCCCTGCCTCCTACTGGACAAG GCCCGGGGTCGTATCCTTGGTCCCTCCTCATGTGCCACTCTCACAGACAGGAGCCCTTGGAGCTTTTTTGCGAGTCATGTGACCTTCTGTGCTGTAGCAGCTGTCACCTGTCCTCCCACAAAAACCACAG GGTGGTGCAGATCGGAAAGGCCCTACAGGATCAGCAGTGGCTGTTTGAGAGTCTGATGGTTCAGGTGGAGGAGAAGAGGTCTGCAGTGGAGAACAGCGCTAAACAAATAGAGGAGAG GCTTCACGGAGTGAAGATTGCACACAGGAAGGCAGAGAACCAGATTAAAATGGCAAAGATGATTATGATGAACGAGCTTAACAAACGAGCCAACCTATTAATAGAGCAACTGGAG AAGATTGCAGAGGGCTTCCAGCAGCGTCTGGAGGACCAGCTGCAAGGGGCAATAGAGATATGTGGCCAGCTGGACCATATTCAGAAGTTCATCACCTGGGCTATGACCCATCACTGCACAAGCCCGGTGCTCTTCAGCAGAGCTCTG ATTTCACTCCAGATGCAGCAGCTCCTTGAGGCGTCACACCACTCAGATTCTTGGAATCCTGTGAAGATAAAATTCAACTGGGATGCTAGTTACTGGACGAAACAAATTTCCTGTTTAG GTCAGCTGACTGTTGAGGGGGGAAACTGCGCTTATCCCCCAGGGTTGGCCTGCTCCAGTATTATGAGACCCCAGCCCATTACCTGCTTGACTCTGCCACCAGTGTTTCACAGAGGACCTGAGCCGGGCTGTGGGTACCAAGCCTGCTGTGAGCCTCAGATGTGCTGCCTTCATGGCATTCATTCACAGCCAGATCTTCCCAGTCTGGACAAAAGCCAGCTGGACACCACACTTTATAACTCCAGCTGTGCTCAGCCGGCTCATATTTCTGCTTCCCAGCACCAGAACCAGCAGATCCAGAGGTTCTGGGACCAGGAGAGTTCTTTGCAGCGTCCTCCCCCTGCATCACCTGTCCCAAACAGAAGGCACAATCAGCTCAGCCGCAGCCGAGCATCTGCATCTCAGCCACAAGCTGCTGACTCACAACCACATTCTCAGTCTAAGTCCTATCTTTCTCATCATCAACACCGCAAAGATGTTCTTCCAAATACCCAGGCCCGGCTAAGTGCAGAGCGTGGGAGACCAAGCCGGCGTCGTGGGAAGCTATCGACCAGCAGATCTCTGCAACAGGAGCTCAGCTACACGGTTCTGGAAAGGGATCCGATGAGAGAAGTGGAAACGCATCGTGTGGAGGAGACCTGTGGACAAATAGCGGTTGCTGAAAGGAGGGAAGTGTTGGATCAAGAGCTACAGCAGGGCAGGAGGGTGCAGAGTCCTGttcaacagcagcaacagcagcagctgctgctgtgtttatCAGGTGTGAGAGAAGAGCAACAGAGGACCAACTCTGCGCTGACCGTCAGAGACCACAGAGATGCCAGG CCTGAATCCTGCATACGTTTCCCAGGGGGCATAGATCAG AGATCCACATCCCTGGAGGTGTCAGTGACAGCCCACGAGTGTGTATCTGATGTGCAGCATAGCAGCAGGCTGAGCCCTGGCTCGGTGTGCTCGAGGAGGAAGAGGCGCTCCCAGAGCATCCCGACAGAACTGGCAGCCCCGTCCGCCAGCCCTTACGCCGAAAGGCCCACAGGATGGGCTCGTAGCCTAGAAGCGGGAGCTGCAAATAAG TATTACGTGCTGGATCCCAGACAGAGGAGAGCATCAGATGGGGTGCTCTGTGTGGCCAAGGAAACTTCAACTGAACCTCCTTTAATGTCCTATAAGACAGAGCCAG ATCACCCCATCACTTACGTAAATGAAGAGATTGGTTTTGATGCCAACAAGAAATGCAGCTTCTCAAGTAACAGCCACAGCAG TGATGTTCAGAACGACTCAGCAAGGCCCAGGGTTCCAGTCGTTTGCCTCGAGCGTCTCAAAATACTTGTGTCTCAGCTCCCACCGCACGGACGAAGACAGAGTGACCCTCTACCTGCCAGCGGGACGGATAAGAGCGAAACCCTCCCTCAGCAGAAAACCTGGCAGGATGTAATGCCCCAG GGAATAACAGGAGAATCTGAGACTAGTGGGGCCACCCGCGTGCTTGCAGCACCACAGCGACAAACTTGTAATGAGTCCACCGCACAGTCAGACTGCAGCGACAGCAGCACAGGGGTACCTGTTCCTCATAAAGAATCCACACTGCTCTCCGCTGACTCTGAATATGTGGCACCATGTTTCTATGAACTGGATCTGGATTCTGACTCTGATCCCAGGTCAGTCTCAGAGGAAGCAGTCATCTCTCAGGCTGATTCAGACCCACAGCTTGACTCAGATGCATCACCAGATTCTGACCCGAATGCACCGTCTTCATCTGAGGCTGAACTGGAGTGTAGAGCTGAGCAAAAGTCTGCAGAGATGGGGTTGTGTGGCGACTCAGAGCCAAGTCTGGAATATGAGGCAGATCCAGAATCAGATGCGGGACCAGACGGCCGAGGGTTGGATGCAGATACAGAATCAGGTGATGCTGAAACGGAGTCCGACATCCAGCCTGTATACGACCCCACTTTTCAGGGCGAGACCGATTCTGACGTGGTCTCCGATCAGCCTCCAGACTCTCAGGGCTCCGTAGCATCTGAGCTCGATGTAGACTCTGAACCCGAGCTGACCACCGATGACCCGCAACCGCTTCGCTCTGACCTGGATGAGGAGATCGGTCCAGGACAGAGGCCGCTCCTGATTGCAAATCCCGTTGTTCCCGGAGACACAGAGGAAGTCCAGACTGAGCAAGACAGCACAGAGTTGGAGAGTGAGGATTTTTGTGCCGTTTGTCTGATCGGAGGAGACCTGCTATGCTGTGATTGCTGTCCAAAAGTCTTCCACCTCTCTTGCCATATCCCCCCTTTGCCGACCTTCCCCTC AGGTGACTGGGTGTGCACCCTGTGCAGAGATGTTCTACAGCCAGATGTCGACTACAACGGTGACAATGAGAGAGCATCTGGAGAAAACGCATCAGCAAATGTGCTGTCTCCATGTGACCAGAAA AAATGTGAGCGGCTGACACTTCTGATCCTCAGTAACATCCTGAGTGCGCCATTCCAAGAGCCCGTCAGTCCACTC GCACGCCATTACTACCAGATCATCAAGAGGCCAATGGACCTGTCTGTGATCAGGGCCAAGCTCAGCAAGGGGAATACCCAGTGTTACAGCTCGCCCGATGAGTTTGTGGCCGACATGTATCTCATGTTCCGCAACTGTGCAAAGTTCAATTAC CCTGACTCTGAGGTGGCCCAAGCAGGCCGCAGCCTCGAGGCCTTCTTCACCTCCAACCTGAAGGAAGTTTTCCCGGGCAGAGTCTTCCCCATGGCTGAGGTGGATTCAGACAGCGATGAGTACGACGAGGCTTACAGGACCACTGAGAGTGGCTTCCCCTGGCCAGAGAGAAGAGAGCAGTGCcacaggaagaggaagaggaggcagtCTCTCAAGTCGAGGAGGCATCATTTCTAA
- the trim66 gene encoding tripartite motif-containing protein 66 isoform X3, which translates to MLGSSEGSYTWMIWGRREHSEPVMQQIPSQSTEMEKSCSECTEPTLAQSLCTLCNKWLCYQCTDVHQHLRTPNTSQYMESHQQQRPSATQFPELHQRGSSSLPPTGQGPGSYPWSLLMCHSHRQEPLELFCESCDLLCCSSCHLSSHKNHRVVQIGKALQDQQWLFESLMVQVEEKRSAVENSAKQIEERLHGVKIAHRKAENQIKMAKMIMMNELNKRANLLIEQLEKIAEGFQQRLEDQLQGAIEICGQLDHIQKFITWAMTHHCTSPVLFSRALISLQMQQLLEASHHSDSWNPVKIKFNWDASYWTKQISCLGQLTVEGGNCAYPPGLACSSIMRPQPITCLTLPPVFHRGPEPGCGYQACCEPQMCCLHGIHSQPDLPSLDKSQLDTTLYNSSCAQPAHISASQHQNQQIQRFWDQESSLQRPPPASPVPNRRHNQLSRSRASASQPQAADSQPHSQSKSYLSHHQHRKDVLPNTQARLSAERGRPSRRRGKLSTSRSLQQELSYTVLERDPMREVETHRVEETCGQIAVAERREVLDQELQQGRRVQSPVQQQQQQQLLLCLSGVREEQQRTNSALTVRDHRDARRSTSLEVSVTAHECVSDVQHSSRLSPGSVCSRRKRRSQSIPTELAAPSASPYAERPTGWARSLEAGAANKYYVLDPRQRRASDGVLCVAKETSTEPPLMSYKTEPDHPITYVNEEIGFDANKKCSFSSNSHSSDVQNDSARPRVPVVCLERLKILVSQLPPHGRRQSDPLPASGTDKSETLPQQKTWQDVMPQGITGESETSGATRVLAAPQRQTCNESTAQSDCSDSSTGVPVPHKESTLLSADSEYVAPCFYELDLDSDSDPRSVSEEAVISQADSDPQLDSDASPDSDPNAPSSSEAELECRAEQKSAEMGLCGDSEPSLEYEADPESDAGPDGRGLDADTESGDAETESDIQPVYDPTFQGETDSDVVSDQPPDSQGSVASELDVDSEPELTTDDPQPLRSDLDEEIGPGQRPLLIANPVVPGDTEEVQTEQDSTELESEDFCAVCLIGGDLLCCDCCPKVFHLSCHIPPLPTFPSGDWVCTLCRDVLQPDVDYNGDNERASGENASANVLSPCDQKKCERLTLLILSNILSAPFQEPVSPLARHYYQIIKRPMDLSVIRAKLSKGNTQCYSSPDEFVADMYLMFRNCAKFNYPDSEVAQAGRSLEAFFTSNLKEVFPGRVFPMAEVDSDSDEYDEAYRTTESGFPWPERREQCHRKRKRRQSLKSRRHHF; encoded by the exons ATGCTCGGGTcaag TGAGGGGTCCTACACTTGGATGATCTGGGGGAGGAGAGAGCACAGTGAGCCTGTCAT GCAACAGATCCCCTCGCAAAGCACGGAAATGGAGAAG AGCTGCTCAGAGTGCACAGAGCCGACTCTTGCACAGAGTCTGTGTACGCTCTGCAACAAGTGGTTGTGTTACCAGTGCACAGATGTGCACCAGCATCTGAGAACCCCCAACACTTCCCAGTACATGGAATCACACCAGCAACAGAGGCCCAGTGCCACCCAGTTCCCAGAACTGCACCAGAGGGGCTCCAGCTCCCTGCCTCCTACTGGACAAG GCCCGGGGTCGTATCCTTGGTCCCTCCTCATGTGCCACTCTCACAGACAGGAGCCCTTGGAGCTTTTTTGCGAGTCATGTGACCTTCTGTGCTGTAGCAGCTGTCACCTGTCCTCCCACAAAAACCACAG GGTGGTGCAGATCGGAAAGGCCCTACAGGATCAGCAGTGGCTGTTTGAGAGTCTGATGGTTCAGGTGGAGGAGAAGAGGTCTGCAGTGGAGAACAGCGCTAAACAAATAGAGGAGAG GCTTCACGGAGTGAAGATTGCACACAGGAAGGCAGAGAACCAGATTAAAATGGCAAAGATGATTATGATGAACGAGCTTAACAAACGAGCCAACCTATTAATAGAGCAACTGGAG AAGATTGCAGAGGGCTTCCAGCAGCGTCTGGAGGACCAGCTGCAAGGGGCAATAGAGATATGTGGCCAGCTGGACCATATTCAGAAGTTCATCACCTGGGCTATGACCCATCACTGCACAAGCCCGGTGCTCTTCAGCAGAGCTCTG ATTTCACTCCAGATGCAGCAGCTCCTTGAGGCGTCACACCACTCAGATTCTTGGAATCCTGTGAAGATAAAATTCAACTGGGATGCTAGTTACTGGACGAAACAAATTTCCTGTTTAG GTCAGCTGACTGTTGAGGGGGGAAACTGCGCTTATCCCCCAGGGTTGGCCTGCTCCAGTATTATGAGACCCCAGCCCATTACCTGCTTGACTCTGCCACCAGTGTTTCACAGAGGACCTGAGCCGGGCTGTGGGTACCAAGCCTGCTGTGAGCCTCAGATGTGCTGCCTTCATGGCATTCATTCACAGCCAGATCTTCCCAGTCTGGACAAAAGCCAGCTGGACACCACACTTTATAACTCCAGCTGTGCTCAGCCGGCTCATATTTCTGCTTCCCAGCACCAGAACCAGCAGATCCAGAGGTTCTGGGACCAGGAGAGTTCTTTGCAGCGTCCTCCCCCTGCATCACCTGTCCCAAACAGAAGGCACAATCAGCTCAGCCGCAGCCGAGCATCTGCATCTCAGCCACAAGCTGCTGACTCACAACCACATTCTCAGTCTAAGTCCTATCTTTCTCATCATCAACACCGCAAAGATGTTCTTCCAAATACCCAGGCCCGGCTAAGTGCAGAGCGTGGGAGACCAAGCCGGCGTCGTGGGAAGCTATCGACCAGCAGATCTCTGCAACAGGAGCTCAGCTACACGGTTCTGGAAAGGGATCCGATGAGAGAAGTGGAAACGCATCGTGTGGAGGAGACCTGTGGACAAATAGCGGTTGCTGAAAGGAGGGAAGTGTTGGATCAAGAGCTACAGCAGGGCAGGAGGGTGCAGAGTCCTGttcaacagcagcaacagcagcagctgctgctgtgtttatCAGGTGTGAGAGAAGAGCAACAGAGGACCAACTCTGCGCTGACCGTCAGAGACCACAGAGATGCCAGG AGATCCACATCCCTGGAGGTGTCAGTGACAGCCCACGAGTGTGTATCTGATGTGCAGCATAGCAGCAGGCTGAGCCCTGGCTCGGTGTGCTCGAGGAGGAAGAGGCGCTCCCAGAGCATCCCGACAGAACTGGCAGCCCCGTCCGCCAGCCCTTACGCCGAAAGGCCCACAGGATGGGCTCGTAGCCTAGAAGCGGGAGCTGCAAATAAG TATTACGTGCTGGATCCCAGACAGAGGAGAGCATCAGATGGGGTGCTCTGTGTGGCCAAGGAAACTTCAACTGAACCTCCTTTAATGTCCTATAAGACAGAGCCAG ATCACCCCATCACTTACGTAAATGAAGAGATTGGTTTTGATGCCAACAAGAAATGCAGCTTCTCAAGTAACAGCCACAGCAG TGATGTTCAGAACGACTCAGCAAGGCCCAGGGTTCCAGTCGTTTGCCTCGAGCGTCTCAAAATACTTGTGTCTCAGCTCCCACCGCACGGACGAAGACAGAGTGACCCTCTACCTGCCAGCGGGACGGATAAGAGCGAAACCCTCCCTCAGCAGAAAACCTGGCAGGATGTAATGCCCCAG GGAATAACAGGAGAATCTGAGACTAGTGGGGCCACCCGCGTGCTTGCAGCACCACAGCGACAAACTTGTAATGAGTCCACCGCACAGTCAGACTGCAGCGACAGCAGCACAGGGGTACCTGTTCCTCATAAAGAATCCACACTGCTCTCCGCTGACTCTGAATATGTGGCACCATGTTTCTATGAACTGGATCTGGATTCTGACTCTGATCCCAGGTCAGTCTCAGAGGAAGCAGTCATCTCTCAGGCTGATTCAGACCCACAGCTTGACTCAGATGCATCACCAGATTCTGACCCGAATGCACCGTCTTCATCTGAGGCTGAACTGGAGTGTAGAGCTGAGCAAAAGTCTGCAGAGATGGGGTTGTGTGGCGACTCAGAGCCAAGTCTGGAATATGAGGCAGATCCAGAATCAGATGCGGGACCAGACGGCCGAGGGTTGGATGCAGATACAGAATCAGGTGATGCTGAAACGGAGTCCGACATCCAGCCTGTATACGACCCCACTTTTCAGGGCGAGACCGATTCTGACGTGGTCTCCGATCAGCCTCCAGACTCTCAGGGCTCCGTAGCATCTGAGCTCGATGTAGACTCTGAACCCGAGCTGACCACCGATGACCCGCAACCGCTTCGCTCTGACCTGGATGAGGAGATCGGTCCAGGACAGAGGCCGCTCCTGATTGCAAATCCCGTTGTTCCCGGAGACACAGAGGAAGTCCAGACTGAGCAAGACAGCACAGAGTTGGAGAGTGAGGATTTTTGTGCCGTTTGTCTGATCGGAGGAGACCTGCTATGCTGTGATTGCTGTCCAAAAGTCTTCCACCTCTCTTGCCATATCCCCCCTTTGCCGACCTTCCCCTC AGGTGACTGGGTGTGCACCCTGTGCAGAGATGTTCTACAGCCAGATGTCGACTACAACGGTGACAATGAGAGAGCATCTGGAGAAAACGCATCAGCAAATGTGCTGTCTCCATGTGACCAGAAA AAATGTGAGCGGCTGACACTTCTGATCCTCAGTAACATCCTGAGTGCGCCATTCCAAGAGCCCGTCAGTCCACTC GCACGCCATTACTACCAGATCATCAAGAGGCCAATGGACCTGTCTGTGATCAGGGCCAAGCTCAGCAAGGGGAATACCCAGTGTTACAGCTCGCCCGATGAGTTTGTGGCCGACATGTATCTCATGTTCCGCAACTGTGCAAAGTTCAATTAC CCTGACTCTGAGGTGGCCCAAGCAGGCCGCAGCCTCGAGGCCTTCTTCACCTCCAACCTGAAGGAAGTTTTCCCGGGCAGAGTCTTCCCCATGGCTGAGGTGGATTCAGACAGCGATGAGTACGACGAGGCTTACAGGACCACTGAGAGTGGCTTCCCCTGGCCAGAGAGAAGAGAGCAGTGCcacaggaagaggaagaggaggcagtCTCTCAAGTCGAGGAGGCATCATTTCTAA